One Pantoea trifolii DNA segment encodes these proteins:
- the moaB gene encoding molybdenum cofactor biosynthesis protein B has product MGKPTGEFVALNVAVMTVSDSRDASNDTSGDYLREALAEAGHQVVDRALVPDNRYRIRATVSRWIASDDVQVVIVNGGTGFNSQNSTPEALLPLLDREIEGFGELFRMISYEEIGSSTLQSRAVAGLANQTLIFAVPGSTNACRSAWERIIEDQLDARTRPCNFVSHLKKL; this is encoded by the coding sequence ATGGGTAAACCTACCGGCGAATTTGTCGCCTTGAATGTGGCGGTGATGACCGTCTCGGATAGCCGCGATGCCAGCAACGACACATCTGGCGATTATCTGCGCGAAGCGCTGGCGGAAGCCGGACATCAGGTGGTGGATCGCGCGCTGGTGCCGGATAACCGCTATCGCATTCGCGCCACGGTGTCGCGCTGGATCGCCAGCGACGATGTGCAAGTGGTGATCGTGAACGGCGGCACCGGTTTCAACAGCCAAAACAGCACGCCAGAAGCGTTGCTGCCGCTGCTGGACCGTGAAATCGAGGGCTTTGGCGAGCTGTTCCGCATGATCTCCTATGAAGAGATCGGCAGCTCAACGCTGCAGTCGCGCGCGGTGGCCGGATTAGCCAATCAGACGCTGATTTTTGCCGTGCCGGGATCGACCAACGCCTGCCGCAGCGCCTGGGAACGCATTATTGAAGATCAGCTGGATGCACGTACGCGTCCGTGTAATTTCGTTTCACATTTGAAGAAGTTGTAA
- the moaC gene encoding cyclic pyranopterin monophosphate synthase MoaC, which yields MSSLTHINAAGEAHMVDVSGKTETVREAQAEALVLMSAETLQMIIDGSHHKGDVFATARIAGIQAAKRTWELIPLCHPLMLSKVEVSLIAEPEHNRVRVTSLCRLTGKTGVEMEALTAASVAALTIYDMCKAVQKDIVIDQLRLLTKSGGKSGDFKAVSHD from the coding sequence ATGTCATCGTTAACTCATATCAATGCCGCTGGCGAAGCCCACATGGTGGATGTCTCCGGCAAAACCGAAACGGTACGCGAAGCGCAGGCCGAAGCGCTGGTGCTGATGAGCGCCGAAACGCTGCAGATGATTATTGACGGCAGCCATCACAAAGGTGACGTCTTCGCCACCGCGCGCATCGCCGGTATTCAGGCAGCAAAACGCACCTGGGAACTGATTCCACTCTGTCATCCGCTGATGCTGAGCAAAGTAGAAGTCAGTTTGATTGCTGAACCCGAGCACAATCGCGTGCGCGTCACCTCGCTGTGTCGTCTGACCGGCAAAACCGGCGTCGAGATGGAAGCGTTGACGGCGGCCTCCGTCGCGGCGCTGACCATCTATGACATGTGCAAAGCGGTGCAAAAAGACATTGTCATCGACCAGCTGCGTTTGCTGACTAAAAGCGGCGGCAAGTCTGGCGATTTCAAGGCGGTGAGCCATGATTAA
- the moaD gene encoding molybdopterin synthase sulfur carrier subunit, with protein sequence MIKVLFFAQVRELTGTSSLDLAPEYEDVATLRAALAEKGERWALALESGKLLAAVNQTLVPMTHPLRAGDEVAFFPPVTGG encoded by the coding sequence ATGATTAAGGTGCTGTTTTTTGCTCAGGTGCGTGAATTGACCGGCACCAGCTCACTGGATTTGGCTCCAGAATATGAGGACGTCGCGACATTGCGCGCGGCATTAGCGGAGAAGGGCGAACGCTGGGCGCTGGCGCTGGAATCCGGCAAGCTGCTGGCGGCGGTTAACCAAACGCTGGTGCCAATGACGCATCCGCTACGTGCCGGTGATGAAGTGGCCTTTTTCCCGCCGGTGACCGGAGGCTGA
- the moaE gene encoding molybdopterin synthase catalytic subunit MoaE, translating into METRIRVGSEPFNVGEEYGKLAAHDSDGAVVTFTGKVRNHNLGASVAALTLEHYPGMTEKALDDIVEDARQRWALQQVTVIHRVGELFPGDEIVFVGVSSAHRGSAFAATEFIMDYLKTRAPFWKREATVAGERWVDARDSDHQAAERWS; encoded by the coding sequence ATGGAAACGCGGATTCGTGTCGGATCAGAACCTTTCAACGTCGGCGAGGAGTACGGAAAACTCGCCGCCCATGACAGCGATGGCGCGGTCGTCACCTTTACCGGCAAAGTGCGCAATCATAATCTCGGTGCCAGCGTGGCGGCCTTGACGCTGGAGCACTATCCCGGCATGACGGAAAAAGCGCTGGACGATATTGTTGAAGATGCGCGTCAGCGCTGGGCGCTGCAGCAGGTCACGGTAATTCATCGCGTTGGCGAACTGTTCCCCGGCGATGAGATCGTGTTTGTGGGCGTCAGCAGCGCGCATCGGGGCAGTGCATTCGCCGCTACCGAGTTCATCATGGATTACCTGAAAACTCGTGCGCCGTTCTGGAAGCGCGAAGCCACTGTCGCAGGCGAACGCTGGGTTGATGCGCGTGACAGCGATCATCAGGCTGCTGAGCGCTGGAGCTAG
- a CDS encoding DUF1615 domain-containing protein, whose amino-acid sequence MNTSKMMKGAALLAALVLVGCSTKKEPQVPARQPADVKSQIQQLLPSDVKQKSAWADDIYTAFRVQQIDASVSNICAVIAVTDQESNFSADAEVPGLPKIAWGEIDRRAAKVHVPAFLVRTALLIKSPNGESYAARLDKVRSEKELSAIFDDFIDMVPMGQKLFGNLNPIHTGGPMQVSIEFAEAHAKGYPYAVDGSIRREVFTRRGGIYFGTLHLLGYPADYSQPLYRFADFNAGWYASRNAAFQAAIARASGIKLELDGDLIMYGSEQASSTELAVRSLSKQLDMSNREIRRDLEKGDTEDFAKSTLWKQTFILADKMAGKRLPREMLPGIKLESPKITRNLTTAWFAQRVNGRYQQCLTRR is encoded by the coding sequence ATGAACACGAGCAAGATGATGAAAGGCGCAGCATTGCTGGCTGCGCTGGTACTGGTTGGTTGTAGCACTAAAAAAGAGCCGCAGGTGCCAGCGCGTCAGCCCGCCGATGTGAAAAGCCAAATCCAGCAGTTGTTGCCCAGCGACGTGAAGCAAAAATCCGCTTGGGCCGACGACATCTATACCGCGTTCCGCGTGCAGCAAATCGATGCCAGCGTCAGCAACATCTGCGCGGTCATTGCCGTCACCGATCAGGAATCCAACTTCAGTGCTGATGCGGAAGTGCCGGGCTTGCCGAAAATCGCCTGGGGCGAAATCGATCGCCGCGCCGCCAAAGTGCACGTTCCGGCATTTCTGGTGCGCACCGCACTGTTAATCAAATCGCCGAACGGTGAAAGCTATGCCGCGCGTCTGGATAAAGTGCGCAGCGAGAAAGAGCTGAGCGCCATCTTTGATGATTTTATCGATATGGTGCCGATGGGGCAGAAGCTGTTTGGCAATCTTAACCCGATTCATACTGGCGGGCCGATGCAGGTCAGCATTGAGTTTGCGGAAGCGCACGCCAAAGGCTATCCGTATGCGGTTGACGGCTCGATTCGTCGAGAAGTCTTCACGCGTCGCGGTGGTATCTATTTCGGCACGCTGCATCTGCTTGGCTATCCGGCCGATTATAGCCAGCCGCTCTATCGCTTTGCCGACTTCAACGCCGGTTGGTACGCCAGCCGCAACGCGGCATTCCAGGCGGCGATTGCGCGCGCCAGCGGCATCAAGCTGGAACTTGATGGCGATTTGATTATGTATGGCAGCGAGCAGGCCAGCTCCACCGAATTGGCGGTGCGCAGCCTGAGCAAGCAGCTGGATATGAGCAATCGTGAAATCCGCCGCGATTTGGAGAAGGGCGACACTGAAGATTTTGCCAAAAGCACGCTGTGGAAGCAGACCTTTATTCTTGCCGATAAGATGGCCGGAAAACGTCTGCCGCGCGAAATGCTGCCGGGCATCAAGCTGGAGAGCCCGAAAATCACCCGCAATCTCACCACCGCGTGGTTTGCCCAGCGCGTTAATGGCCGCTATCAACAGTGCTTGACGCGCCGTTGA
- a CDS encoding Bax inhibitor-1/YccA family protein has translation MDRYPRNDSIVQQASTSLQTYMAQVYGWMTCGLLLTAFVSWFAARTPAVMELVFANRITFFGLIIAQLALVFVLSGMVQRMSGAVATALFMLYSALTGLTMASIFLVYTYSSIASTFFVTAGMFGAMSFYGYTTKRDLSRFGSLLFMALIGILLASLVNFWLKSPALMWAITYIGVVVFVGLTAYDTQRLKAIGENINVNDKENLRRASIMGALTLYLDFINLFLMLLRIFGNRR, from the coding sequence ATGGATCGATATCCACGTAATGATTCAATCGTGCAGCAGGCATCCACTTCGCTGCAGACCTACATGGCGCAGGTGTATGGCTGGATGACCTGTGGCTTGCTGCTCACCGCGTTTGTTTCGTGGTTTGCTGCCCGTACACCTGCAGTAATGGAATTGGTGTTTGCTAACCGTATCACTTTCTTTGGTCTGATCATCGCGCAACTGGCGCTGGTGTTTGTGCTGTCTGGCATGGTGCAACGCATGAGCGGCGCAGTGGCTACCGCGCTGTTTATGCTCTATTCGGCGCTGACCGGTCTGACAATGGCGAGTATTTTCCTCGTCTACACCTACTCATCGATTGCCAGCACCTTCTTTGTGACGGCCGGGATGTTCGGTGCCATGAGCTTCTACGGTTACACCACCAAGCGCGACCTGAGCCGTTTTGGCAGTCTGCTGTTTATGGCGCTGATCGGTATTTTGCTGGCGTCGCTGGTGAACTTCTGGCTGAAAAGCCCGGCGCTGATGTGGGCGATTACCTATATCGGCGTGGTGGTGTTTGTTGGCTTAACCGCCTATGACACGCAGAGGCTGAAGGCGATTGGCGAGAACATCAACGTCAATGACAAAGAGAACCTGCGTCGCGCCTCAATCATGGGCGCGTTAACGCTGTATCTCGACTTTATCAACCTGTTCCTGATGCTGCTGCGCATCTTCGGCAACCGCCGCTAA
- a CDS encoding lysylphosphatidylglycerol synthase domain-containing protein has translation MSKKNPRWQLAKKILTWLFFIAVIVLLVVYARKVNWEDVYTVIVGYNRYVVLSAAALVVVSYLTYGLYDLIGRAYCGHKLAKRQVMLVSFICYAFNLTLSTWVGGVAMRYRLYSRLGLPGNTITRIFSLSIATNWLGYILLAGVVFAAGMVPIPSGWFIGETTLRIIGAVLLVMVAVYLWACAFAKKRRWTVKGQHLQLPSLRMALFQFAVSCANWMVMGMIIWLLLARQVDYPIVLGVLLISSIAGVIIHIPAGIGVLEAVFLALLSGQHASHGSIIAALLAYRVLYFILPLLVALVLYLWLESRAKHLRQKNEQKMEKSVSR, from the coding sequence ATGTCGAAAAAGAATCCGCGCTGGCAACTGGCGAAGAAAATCCTCACCTGGCTGTTTTTTATCGCGGTGATTGTGCTGCTGGTGGTGTATGCGCGCAAGGTGAACTGGGAAGACGTTTATACAGTGATCGTCGGCTACAACCGCTATGTAGTGCTAAGCGCCGCCGCGCTGGTGGTGGTGAGTTATCTGACTTACGGCCTTTACGACCTGATTGGACGCGCCTACTGCGGCCATAAGCTGGCGAAACGTCAGGTGATGCTGGTGTCGTTTATCTGCTATGCCTTCAACCTGACGCTCAGCACCTGGGTTGGCGGCGTGGCGATGCGTTATCGGCTCTACTCGCGTCTCGGTTTGCCGGGCAACACCATTACACGCATCTTCTCGCTGAGCATCGCCACCAACTGGCTTGGCTACATTCTGCTGGCCGGCGTGGTGTTTGCGGCGGGCATGGTGCCAATTCCTTCTGGTTGGTTCATTGGCGAAACCACCCTGCGCATTATTGGCGCGGTGCTGCTGGTGATGGTGGCCGTCTATTTGTGGGCGTGCGCCTTCGCGAAGAAGCGCCGCTGGACGGTAAAAGGCCAGCATCTGCAGCTGCCTTCGCTGCGCATGGCGCTGTTCCAGTTTGCCGTCTCTTGCGCCAACTGGATGGTGATGGGCATGATTATCTGGCTGCTGCTGGCACGTCAGGTGGATTATCCGATTGTGTTAGGCGTGCTGTTGATCAGCAGTATCGCGGGCGTGATTATTCATATTCCCGCGGGGATTGGCGTGCTGGAGGCGGTATTTTTGGCGCTGCTGAGTGGGCAACATGCCTCGCACGGCAGCATTATCGCGGCGTTGCTGGCTTATCGCGTGCTCTACTTTATCCTGCCGCTGTTGGTGGCATTGGTGCTCTATTTGTGGCTGGAGAGCCGCGCGAAGCATTTGCGGCAGAAGAATGAGCAGAAGATGGAGAAATCGGTTTCGCGCTAG
- the clsB gene encoding cardiolipin synthase ClsB: protein MSFNWRDGNQLRLLENGDEFFPRVWGAIQRAERTLLLETFILFEDEVGNDLHEALLNAAQRGVKVEVMVDGYGSPDLSDRFVNSLTAAGVRFIYYDPRPLVLGMRTNVFRRLHRKIVVIDEAIAFVGGINFSAEHNIDFGAEAKQDYAVEVKGPVVLDIAQYVQQQMGSEQHTRRWWGARSHRPAVNAMPGEAQVLFVYRDNDEHRDDIEQHYLAMLRKAQKDVIIANAYFFPGYRLLREMRSAAQRGVRVRLIVQGEPDMPIVKVGAELLYNYLVDGGVEVYEYCRRPLHGKIAVQDQQWSTVGSSNLDPLSLSLNLEANLMVHDRAFNQTLRDNLELLIQQDCVRVEDDKLPPRNWWQLTKGVIVFHFLRHFPAIAGWLPAHTPRLSQVAPPVQPEMETQDRVEADNSGAKP, encoded by the coding sequence ATGAGTTTCAATTGGCGCGACGGTAATCAGCTCCGTTTGCTTGAGAACGGTGACGAATTTTTCCCGCGCGTATGGGGCGCGATTCAGCGTGCCGAGCGCACGCTGCTGCTGGAAACCTTTATTCTGTTTGAGGATGAAGTGGGCAACGACCTGCACGAAGCGTTGCTTAACGCTGCACAGCGTGGAGTGAAAGTTGAAGTGATGGTCGATGGTTACGGCTCGCCGGATCTCTCCGATCGATTTGTTAATAGCCTGACCGCCGCTGGCGTGCGCTTTATCTATTACGATCCGCGTCCGCTGGTGCTCGGTATGCGCACTAACGTGTTTCGTCGCCTGCACCGCAAAATTGTGGTGATTGATGAAGCGATCGCCTTTGTCGGCGGCATCAACTTCTCCGCTGAACACAACATCGATTTCGGTGCAGAAGCCAAGCAGGATTATGCGGTGGAGGTGAAAGGTCCGGTGGTTTTGGATATTGCCCAATACGTGCAGCAACAAATGGGCAGCGAACAGCACACGCGGCGCTGGTGGGGCGCGCGTTCCCACCGTCCGGCGGTTAACGCCATGCCCGGTGAAGCGCAGGTGCTGTTTGTTTATCGCGATAACGACGAACACCGTGACGACATTGAGCAGCACTATCTCGCCATGCTGCGCAAAGCCCAGAAGGATGTGATCATCGCCAACGCCTACTTCTTCCCCGGCTATCGTTTGCTGCGCGAGATGCGCAGCGCGGCACAGCGCGGCGTGCGCGTCCGGCTGATCGTGCAGGGCGAACCCGATATGCCGATCGTTAAAGTCGGCGCCGAGCTGCTGTACAACTATTTGGTCGATGGTGGCGTAGAAGTGTATGAATACTGCCGCCGCCCGCTGCACGGCAAAATTGCGGTGCAGGATCAGCAGTGGTCCACGGTCGGTTCCAGCAACCTTGATCCGCTGAGTTTATCCCTCAATCTCGAAGCCAATTTGATGGTGCACGATCGCGCCTTCAATCAGACGCTGCGCGACAATCTGGAGCTGCTGATTCAGCAGGACTGTGTGCGCGTGGAAGATGACAAGCTGCCGCCGCGCAACTGGTGGCAGCTGACCAAAGGCGTGATTGTGTTCCACTTTTTACGCCACTTCCCGGCCATCGCCGGTTGGTTACCTGCGCATACGCCGCGCTTGTCGCAGGTTGCGCCGCCGGTGCAGCCTGAAATGGAAACCCAGGATCGGGTTGAAGCCGATAATTCAGGAGCGAAACCCTAA
- a CDS encoding endonuclease/exonuclease/phosphatase family protein, translating into MPQNTQGFSFKVLTINTHKGFTSFNRRFILPELRDAVRATSADIVFLQEVMGTHAIHSLNIENWPETSHYEFLADTMWNDFAYGRNAVYPEGHHGNAILSRFPIVEYENRDISVAGSEKRGMLHCQIRLPDRAEPLHVFCVHLGLKEKHRQAQMKMMCDFIDTLPPNAPLVVAGDFNDWQVSANRFLKRAVGLEEVFSIKTGRPARTFPARFPLLRLDRIYIRNATVSKPWALPVKPWSHLSDHAPLAVEIFL; encoded by the coding sequence ATGCCACAAAATACGCAAGGATTTTCATTTAAAGTCCTGACGATCAATACCCACAAGGGGTTCACCAGCTTTAATCGCCGCTTTATCCTGCCGGAATTGCGCGACGCAGTCCGCGCCACATCGGCGGATATCGTCTTCCTGCAAGAGGTGATGGGCACCCACGCCATCCATTCACTGAACATCGAAAACTGGCCGGAAACCTCACATTACGAGTTTCTGGCCGATACCATGTGGAACGATTTCGCCTATGGCCGCAACGCCGTTTATCCCGAGGGACATCACGGGAACGCGATATTGTCACGATTTCCCATCGTTGAATATGAAAACCGCGATATTTCCGTCGCTGGAAGTGAAAAGCGCGGCATGTTGCACTGCCAAATTCGCCTGCCGGATCGTGCTGAGCCGCTGCATGTGTTCTGCGTACATCTCGGTCTGAAGGAGAAGCATCGTCAGGCGCAGATGAAGATGATGTGCGACTTCATTGATACGCTGCCGCCCAATGCGCCCTTGGTGGTGGCCGGTGATTTTAATGACTGGCAGGTCAGCGCCAATCGCTTTCTCAAGCGCGCGGTGGGCTTAGAGGAAGTGTTCAGTATCAAAACTGGCCGCCCTGCCCGCACTTTTCCGGCACGTTTTCCGTTGTTACGGCTTGATCGTATCTACATCCGCAACGCCACGGTCAGTAAGCCGTGGGCGCTGCCGGTTAAACCCTGGTCACACCTGTCCGATCATGCGCCATTAGCGGTGGAGATTTTCCTATGA
- a CDS encoding YbhQ family protein, translated as MKWSNRVQIVTGQTCLHIAMHLLVIAALVWGWKHRALVEVSSTLVAAYAVVFITMLVMQRSARLRRMGDSLEEVTTTYYFGAAMLTLFLISRFIHNNLLIGILGVVMLVGPALVSLLAKEPVQRIEKKRS; from the coding sequence ATGAAATGGTCTAATCGTGTTCAGATTGTTACCGGACAAACCTGTTTGCACATTGCAATGCACCTGCTGGTGATTGCCGCGCTGGTTTGGGGCTGGAAACATAGGGCGCTGGTTGAAGTGAGCAGTACCCTGGTGGCAGCTTATGCGGTGGTATTCATTACCATGCTGGTCATGCAGCGTAGTGCCCGTTTACGTAGAATGGGTGATTCCCTCGAAGAGGTGACCACCACGTACTACTTTGGCGCAGCGATGTTAACGCTGTTCCTGATCTCCCGCTTTATCCACAACAACCTGCTGATTGGTATTCTCGGCGTGGTGATGTTGGTGGGACCGGCGCTGGTATCACTGCTGGCGAAAGAGCCGGTCCAGCGCATCGAGAAGAAGCGCAGTTGA
- the rhlE gene encoding ATP-dependent RNA helicase RhlE, with protein sequence MSFDSLGLSADILRAVAEQGYQEPTPIQRQAIPVVLAGRDLLASAQTGTGKTAGFTLPLLQRLTAKPSTARGRRPVRALILTPTRELAAQVGENVREYSQYLDIRSLVVFGGVSINPQMMKLRGGVDVLVATPGRLLDLAHQNAVDLSQVEILVLDEADRMLDMGFIHDIRRVLARLPAKRQNLLFSATFSDEIKTLAEKLLTNPEQVEVARRNTASEQVSQQVHFVDKKRKRELLSLMIGRDNWQQVLVFTRTKHGANHLAEQLNKDGITAAAIHGNKSQGARTRALADFKSGGIRVLVATDIAARGLDIEELPHVVNYELPNVAEDYVHRIGRTGRAAATGAALSLVCVDEHKLLRDIERLLKREIPRIELPGFEVDPSIKAEPIQNGRQQQGGGRGQGGRGQGQGRGQGGNVSRPHSGNAPRPQGEARPARRPAQGASQAAPAANSGRRRPAPKKTGNA encoded by the coding sequence ATGTCATTTGACTCTCTCGGCTTAAGTGCCGATATTTTGCGTGCGGTAGCAGAACAAGGCTACCAAGAGCCGACGCCGATTCAGCGTCAGGCAATTCCTGTGGTGCTGGCTGGTCGTGACCTGCTGGCGAGCGCCCAAACCGGCACCGGTAAAACCGCCGGCTTTACGCTGCCATTGCTGCAGCGTCTGACTGCAAAACCGTCCACGGCGCGTGGCCGCCGTCCGGTGCGTGCGCTGATCCTTACCCCGACCCGCGAACTGGCGGCTCAGGTTGGCGAGAACGTGCGTGAGTACAGCCAATATCTGGATATCCGTTCGCTGGTGGTCTTCGGCGGCGTGAGCATCAACCCGCAGATGATGAAACTGCGCGGCGGCGTTGACGTATTGGTGGCAACACCGGGCCGTCTGCTCGATCTGGCACACCAGAACGCGGTTGATCTGTCACAGGTTGAAATCCTCGTGCTGGATGAAGCGGATCGCATGCTCGACATGGGCTTCATCCACGACATCCGTCGCGTGCTGGCGCGTCTGCCTGCTAAGCGTCAGAACCTGCTGTTCTCGGCCACCTTCTCTGACGAGATCAAAACGCTGGCGGAAAAACTGCTCACCAACCCAGAACAGGTTGAAGTGGCGCGTCGTAATACCGCATCTGAGCAGGTTTCTCAGCAAGTGCACTTCGTGGATAAGAAGCGCAAGCGGGAACTGCTGTCGCTGATGATTGGTCGTGATAACTGGCAGCAAGTGCTGGTGTTCACCCGTACCAAACACGGCGCCAACCACCTGGCTGAACAGCTGAACAAAGACGGCATCACTGCCGCCGCGATCCACGGCAACAAGAGCCAGGGCGCGCGTACCCGTGCATTGGCTGACTTCAAATCTGGCGGCATTCGCGTGTTGGTCGCCACCGACATCGCGGCGCGTGGTCTGGATATCGAAGAGCTGCCACACGTGGTGAACTACGAGCTGCCAAACGTGGCGGAAGATTACGTGCACCGTATCGGTCGTACCGGCCGTGCAGCTGCTACCGGCGCGGCACTGTCGCTGGTGTGTGTGGATGAACACAAACTGCTGCGTGACATTGAGCGTCTGCTGAAGCGTGAAATCCCGCGCATCGAGCTGCCTGGTTTCGAAGTCGATCCAAGCATCAAAGCCGAGCCCATCCAGAACGGTCGTCAGCAGCAGGGCGGCGGTCGCGGCCAAGGTGGACGTGGTCAAGGCCAGGGTCGCGGACAGGGCGGCAACGTCTCTCGTCCACACAGCGGCAATGCACCACGTCCGCAGGGTGAAGCGCGTCCAGCGCGTCGTCCAGCGCAGGGCGCAAGCCAGGCCGCGCCAGCCGCCAACAGCGGTCGTCGTCGTCCGGCACCGAAGAAAACCGGGAACGCCTAA
- the dusC gene encoding tRNA dihydrouridine(16) synthase DusC, which produces MRVLLAPMEGVLDSLVRELLSGVNDYDLCVTEFLRVVDQLLPVKSFYRLCPELHNHSRTPSGTRVRMQLLGQYPEWLAENAARAVELGSWGVDLNCGCPSKLVNGSGGGATLLKDPELIYRGAKAMREAVPDHLPVTVKVRLGWDSGDRRFEIADAVQQAGASELVVHGRTKEDGYRAESINWQAIGEIRQRLRIPVIANGEIWNWQDAQDCMRITGCDAVMIGRGALNVPNLARVVKYNEAPMPWPDVVALLLKYTQLEKQGDTGMYHVARIKQWLGYLRKAYHQADGLFSEVRTLKVSADIATAIERHAAALIKSS; this is translated from the coding sequence ATGAGGGTTTTGCTGGCGCCGATGGAGGGCGTGCTCGATTCGCTGGTGCGTGAGCTGCTCTCCGGGGTTAATGATTATGACTTATGCGTGACCGAGTTTTTGCGCGTGGTCGATCAGCTGCTGCCGGTAAAATCCTTCTATCGTTTGTGTCCTGAGCTGCATAACCACAGCCGCACGCCGTCAGGCACGCGGGTGCGCATGCAGCTGCTCGGGCAATATCCCGAGTGGCTGGCAGAGAACGCCGCGCGCGCGGTGGAACTCGGTTCCTGGGGCGTCGATCTCAACTGCGGCTGTCCGTCGAAGCTGGTAAACGGCAGCGGCGGCGGCGCCACCTTGCTGAAAGATCCCGAACTGATCTATCGCGGCGCGAAAGCGATGCGTGAAGCGGTGCCGGATCATCTGCCGGTGACGGTGAAAGTGCGCCTTGGCTGGGATTCCGGCGATCGTCGCTTTGAGATCGCCGATGCGGTGCAGCAAGCCGGTGCCAGCGAATTGGTGGTGCACGGCCGTACCAAAGAAGATGGCTATCGCGCCGAAAGCATTAACTGGCAGGCGATTGGCGAAATCCGCCAGCGTCTACGCATTCCGGTGATCGCCAACGGTGAAATCTGGAACTGGCAGGATGCGCAGGATTGCATGCGTATTACCGGCTGTGATGCGGTGATGATTGGGCGCGGTGCGCTCAACGTGCCGAATCTGGCGCGCGTGGTGAAGTACAACGAAGCACCGATGCCGTGGCCTGATGTGGTCGCATTGTTACTGAAGTATACCCAGCTGGAAAAGCAGGGCGATACCGGCATGTATCACGTGGCGCGCATCAAGCAGTGGCTTGGCTACCTGCGCAAGGCGTATCACCAAGCCGACGGCTTATTCAGCGAAGTCCGCACCCTCAAAGTCTCCGCCGACATCGCCACCGCAATCGAGCGCCATGCCGCAGCATTAATCAAATCCTCGTAG
- a CDS encoding MFS transporter, which yields MSDAAVLSNAQLNKRILSVIVFTFFCYLSVGLPLAVLPGFVHNQLGFSSFIAGLIISLQYFATLLSRPHSGRLADRYGPKRVVMMGLVFCGMSGVLSIIAALCSDMPLLSLALLAAGRLFLGVGESFSSTGSTLWGMNIVGPLQTARVISWNGVATYFAMAIGAPLGVLLNQWFGISGFAGLVAIMGVAGFWMASRKAGVSVTAGVRIPFHRVVSRVWMFGLALGFGTIGFGVISTFITLYFASRDWSGAAFALTLFSLGFVIVRLGFGRYITRLGGLKVALVSFVLECAGLLLIWQADSIWLVDLGAFLTGGGFSLVFPALGVEAVKRVQQQDQGSALGTYSAFLDLGLGLTGPVAGLLIGHWGMQSVYLAAALMVLGAFMITLRLHQQHRSQTAAQAL from the coding sequence ATGTCTGACGCCGCTGTACTGAGTAACGCTCAGTTAAATAAACGTATTCTCTCCGTCATTGTCTTCACCTTCTTTTGCTACCTTTCGGTGGGTTTGCCGCTCGCGGTGCTGCCGGGATTCGTGCATAACCAGCTTGGATTCAGCTCATTCATCGCCGGATTGATTATCAGCCTGCAGTACTTCGCCACGCTGTTAAGTCGCCCGCACTCCGGTCGTCTGGCGGATCGCTACGGTCCAAAACGCGTGGTGATGATGGGATTGGTCTTCTGCGGCATGAGCGGCGTGTTATCGATTATCGCCGCGCTGTGCAGCGATATGCCGCTGCTAAGCCTGGCGCTGCTGGCGGCGGGGCGCTTATTCCTCGGCGTCGGCGAAAGCTTCAGCAGCACCGGATCGACGCTGTGGGGCATGAACATTGTCGGCCCGCTGCAAACCGCGCGCGTGATCTCGTGGAACGGCGTGGCGACCTATTTCGCCATGGCGATTGGTGCGCCACTTGGCGTGCTGCTTAATCAGTGGTTTGGCATCAGCGGCTTTGCCGGTTTGGTGGCGATCATGGGCGTTGCCGGATTCTGGATGGCGAGCCGCAAAGCGGGCGTCAGCGTTACCGCCGGCGTGCGCATTCCGTTTCATCGCGTGGTCAGTCGCGTGTGGATGTTTGGCCTGGCGCTCGGCTTTGGCACCATCGGCTTTGGCGTGATCTCCACCTTTATCACCCTCTATTTCGCCAGCCGCGACTGGAGCGGTGCCGCGTTCGCGCTGACACTGTTCAGCCTCGGCTTTGTGATTGTACGCCTCGGTTTTGGCCGCTACATCACGCGTTTAGGTGGCCTGAAAGTGGCGCTGGTGTCGTTTGTGCTGGAGTGTGCTGGATTGCTGCTGATTTGGCAGGCCGACAGTATCTGGCTGGTGGATTTGGGCGCGTTCCTTACCGGCGGCGGTTTCTCGCTGGTGTTCCCGGCGCTGGGCGTGGAAGCAGTGAAGCGCGTCCAGCAGCAGGATCAGGGTTCGGCGCTCGGCACCTATTCGGCGTTTCTTGATTTAGGGCTGGGATTAACTGGGCCGGTAGCGGGCTTGCTGATCGGTCATTGGGGCATGCAATCGGTCTATCTGGCGGCAGCGCTGATGGTGTTGGGCGCGTTTATGATTACGCTGCGCCTGCACCAGCAGCACCGCAGCCAGACGGCCGCGCAAGCGCTTTAG